A window from Salarias fasciatus chromosome 11, fSalaFa1.1, whole genome shotgun sequence encodes these proteins:
- the LOC115396677 gene encoding zinc finger protein 91 isoform X2, whose translation MDESTPAEISEDTMGNKPNEGQTSCGKDADPSTGDTPNRVFCCRDCGEAFREEAAYLEHCSQHPQDNLYSDNQLDSGEKDRGTPYFCTMCSLSFVELSDFDLHMRSHEKIPQEDSGRSVNSGTVKQQTYECPDCGKCYGVLGYFLNHRRSHRPPSKSVFHDLEHLKKKSFQCESCGRNYSRASALDAHRRCHEEKLVKSKHRSPGDTSQMSEAVVEGKPSENQAENYSESPFKCACGKAFSALYRLKTHQRFSRNSQCSPEELNKKTKKGFSEFSCEECKKVFNGQIALFNHQRWHANQSDRASQKFPCEECGKVFMTLTFYYRHQRTAHSEETPSKSFLHQVCQLQKKSFECTDCGLKFSRASALHSHQLHHTDAFGETEKGGQTCADPSVQEKMPESGRSEMGHLQTPPEADVEQQSLCPASTAEESHMNESEDDMGSYEPGDFNVQVISASESEGEEVEDMTSDLELVCESDQELRDDADASFQNFLNKPELDLKIVQIDLEQVDELGVSTTRDVKNRERFECPECHRWFSSSSSLRMHRTWHGVRKKRHQIEGQSEEIYSCSTCGHQTSSFEEHCNHIQTHSDPSLDTDEFLQAEGLERKNLTCVECGETFTQFSALVAHQLEHPKRKPFQCPDCMVSYSHASNLFNHMKTCSVQTRKSPSDTKKEYNPNKTLLGPKVYHCEQCGKGFWSLGAYSHHKQSQTECADLRLRKGFTGSLHSVNGHARSLMKVACPVCGRKFRHKGIMALHMRKHENGNHKCELCDRSFRLFSSLLRHQVVHSDQLLPPPIKSFQHQVEQLQKNTYSCPDCGKLFSRAKALQFHLKSHGYETGHAPSSQGSTVKLEDLQCASCFAYFNNKVSLRAHMKLCVVRDGQGVRKTESSPNVDNVKMHSDNIDMRNQGSSDPLKIQTEVKNEVDSGEVKIDNDSLDDQTARKQKYRCQKCEKSFSVLRALNFHRRIHDDDNDSAARVDLEASALLRVHKQERHKKGSFDCSDCGRRFSTNAALGSHRRWHTEKKCSLSSTHHNVLNPEEDAQPQSNQIEQISSSGRVQASPPSARCKSEQSDSLEAADQQGDERLQHNPEHPDQNHNRTEASSTTSRTHKCPICSLTFAKARGLRAHDWQVHSKSTKGRKKILLIAEVEESASNNEQVNQKEDSSAVETVAVTINSSPVGKERPKTESPGKSITCLDCGKLYSCAGELLDHKKVCSEVKSDSKLETRPVEAISESSPPLSHVSEHTAKCFFKCNKCGKAFQTEEQLGTHKLKSKSRPYCCALCCHGFWTETQLQQHLAWHDEVRCRLPNEVRYRLSAALTPKPPKAHGIGKPLPSSPAKRASPDPAGQSQNSHKCQHCGKAFLSPAALQRHETEQCDHNNSFHCSFCPGTFRGIQELIDHHQDCMRNYERRSEAAVSSGEPEDLACLECGTTFFKESDLHQHYIEHARGY comes from the coding sequence GGGTTTTCTGCTGTCGGGATTGTGGAGAAGCCTTCAGGGAAGAGGCAGCCTACTTGGAGCATTGCAGTCAACACCCACAGGATAACTTGTACTCAGACAACCAGTTGGACAGTGGAGAAAAGGACCGTGGAACACCTTATTTCTGTACCATGTGTTCACTCTCATTTGTTGAACTGAGTGATTTTGACTTGCACATGAGAAGTCACGAGAAGATCCCCCAGGAGGATTCTGGACGTTCAGTTAATTCCGGAACAGTGAAGCAGCAGACCTACGAGTGTCCAGACTGCGGGAAATGTTATGGTGTGCTCGGATACTTTCTCAACCATCGGCGCTCTCACAGACCGCCCTCCAAATCGGTTTTTCATGACcttgaacatttgaaaaaaaaatcatttcaatgtGAGTCTTGTGGGAGGAATTATTCTCGAGCTTCAGCGCTTGATGCCCATCGGCGTTGTCATGAGGAAAAGTTGGTGAAGTCGAAACACAGGAGCCCGGGAGATACATCGCAGATGAGTGAAGCAGTGGTGGAAGGCAAGCCCAGTGAAAATCAGGCAGAGAATTATTCAGAAAGTCCTTTCAAGTGTGCGTGCGGTAAAGCTTTTTCTGCCCTGTACCGCCTCAAAACACACCAGCGATTTAGCCGCAACAGCCAATGCTCTCCAGAAGAATtgaataaaaagacaaagaagggCTTCAGTGAGTTCTCCTGCGAAGAATGTAAAAAGGTCTTCAACGGCCAAATCGCTCTCTTCAACCACCAGCGGTGGCATGCTAATCAGTCTGATAGAGCTTCTCAAAAGTTTCCATGTGAGGAATGTGGGAAAGTGTTTATGACGCTCACGTTTTATTACAGACATCAGCGCACGGCGCACAGCGAGGAGACTCCCTCGAAGTCATTTCTTCATCAGGTGTGTCAGCTCCAGAAGAAATCTTTTGAATGTACAGACTGCGGGCTGAAGTTTTCCAGGGCTTCTGCTCTACATTCCCATCAGCTTCATCACACGGATGCTTTCGGGGAAACAGAGAAGGGTGGACAGACGTGCGCCGATCCATCAGTGCAGGAAAAAATGCCAGAAAGCGGCAGAAGCGAGATGGGTCACCTGCAGACTCCTCCGGAGGCAGATGTGGAACAGCAGAGTTTGTGTCCTGCCAGTACAGCTGAAGAGTCTCACATGAACGAGAGCGAAGATGACATGGGGAGTTATGAGCCGGGAGATTTTAATGTACAGGTGATCAGTGCGAGCGAGTCTGAGGGCGAGGAAGTTGAAGATATGACTTCTGACCTTGAGCTTGTGTGTGAATCAGATCAGGAATTAAGAGACGATGCAGATGCTTCCTTTCAAAATTTCCTCAACAAACCAGAATTGGACTTGAAAATCGTGCAAATCGACTTAGAGCAAGTCGATGAGCTCGGTGTGTCGACAACAAGGGATGTTAAGAATAGGGAACGATTCGAATGTCCAGAGTGTCATCGCTGGTTCTCTAGTTCTTCATCACTGCGCATGCATAGAACGTGGCATGGCGTTCGTAAGAAGAGACATCAGATTGAAGGTCAGTCAGAGGAAATCTACTCATGTAGTACCTGTGGCCATCAAACAAGTAGCTTTGAAGAACACTGTAATCACATCCAAACTCACAGTGATCCAAGCCTGGACACTGATGAGTTCCTTCAGGCAGAGGGATTGGAGAGAAAAAACTTGACATGCGTCGAGTGTGGCGAAACCTTTACTCAGTTTTCTGCTCTCGTAGCTCATCAGTTAGAACACCCCAAAAGAAAGCCATTCCAGTGCCCAGATTGCATGGTGTCATATTCGCATGCGTCTAACTTATTCAACCACATGAAAACCTGCTCAGTGCAAACGAGAAAGAGCCCTTCAGACACCAAGAAAGAATATAATCCTAATAAAACCCTGTTGGGCCCAAAGGTCTATCACTGTGAGCAGTGTGGAAAGGGTTTTTGGTCTTTAGGGGCTTATTCCCACCATAAGCAAAGTCAGACAGAGTGTGCAGATTTGAGGCTACGGAAAGGTTTTACGGGGTCTCTGCACTCTGTTAATGGACATGCACGCTCCTTAATGAAAGTTGCTTGTCCAGTTTGCGGCAGAAAGTTTCGCCACAAGGGAATCATGGCGTTGCACATGCGCAAACACGAAAACGGAAATCACAAATGCGAACTGTGCGACAGGTCATTTCGTCTGTTTTCCAGTCTTCTCAGACACCAGGTGGTGCATAGCGACCAGCTACTTCCACCACCAATAAAGTCTTTTCAGCATCAAGTCGAACAGTTGCAGAAGAACACATACAGCTGTCCCGACTGCGGGAAGCTGTTTTCACGAGCCAAAGCACTGCAGTTTCATCTCAAAAGCCATGGCTACGAGACTGGGCATGCGCCATCTTCCCAAGGATCCACAGTCAAACTGGAGGATCTTCAGTGTGCTTCATGCTTTGCGTATTTCAACAACAAAGTCTCGTTAAGGGCTCACATGAAACTTTGTGTTGTAAGAGATGGTCAAGGTGTCAGAAAGACAGAATCGTCACCGAATGTTGATAATGTCAAAATGCACAGCGACAATATAGATATGAGGAATCAGGGAAGCTCTGATCcattaaaaatacaaactgaGGTAAAGAATGAAGTGGACAGTGGTGAGGTGAAGATAGACAACGATAGCTTAGATGACCAAACTGCACgcaaacaaaaatacagatgTCAAAAGTGTGAAAAGAGCTTTTCAGTGCTTCGAGCTCTGAATTTTCATCGAAGAATTCATGATGATGATAACGACTCTGCTGCACGAGTGGATTTGGAAGCGTCTGCTTTGCTTCGGGTTCATAAACAGGAGCGGCATAAAAAAGGTTCATTTGATTGTTCAGACTGCGGGAGGCGATTCTCGACTAACGCAGCCCTCGGCTCCCACAGACGATGGCACACTGAAAAGAAATGTTCACTGTCCTCGACTCACCACAATGTCCTTAACCCTGAGGAAGATGCACAACCTCAATCAAACCAAATTGAGCAGATCTCAAGCTCAGGACGCGTACAAGCTTCACCTCCGTCTGCCAGGTGCAAAAGTGAACAAAGTGACAGTCTGGAGGCAGCAGATCAGCAGGGTGATGAGCGGCTGCAACACAATCCTGAACATCCTGATCAGAACCACAATAGGACTGAAGCCAGCTCTACAACATCCAGAACCCACAAGTGTCCCATTTGCTCTTTGACCTTTGCTAAAGCAAGAGGTCTGCGGGCCCACGACTGGCAGGTACACTCAAAGAGCACGAAAGGCAGAAAGAAAATTCTTTTGATTGCTGAAGTGGAGGAGTCTGCCTCTAATAATGAGCAAGTGAATCAGAAAGAAGATTCGTCAGCTGTAGAAACAGTCGCAGTGACCATAAACAGCAGTCCTGTTGGCAAAGAGAGACCGAAAACTGAGTCGCCCGGGAAGTCCATCACATGTCTGGATTGTGGGAAACTGTACAGCTGTGCAGGTGAGCTCCTAGATCACAAGAAAGTGTGTTCAGAGGTTAAATCAGACTCTAAACTGGAGACCCGGCCTGTTGAAGCCATATCCGAGAGTTCCCCACCACTCAGCCACGTGTCCGAGCACACAGCCAAATGCTTCTTTAAGTGTAACAAGTGTGGGAAAGCCTTCCAGACTGAGGAGCAACTGGGAACCCACAAGCTGAAATCAAAGAGCCGGCCGTACTGCTGCGCTCTGTGCTGCCACGGCTTCTGGACCGAgactcagctgcagcagcacctggCCTGGCACGATGAAGTCCGCTGTCGTCTCCCCAACGAGGTCCGGTATCGCCTCAGCGCCGCGCTGACCCCAAAGCCCCCGAAAGCCCACGGCATTGGGAAGCCTCTGCCATCATCCCCTGCAAAACGGGCTTCTCCCGACCCGGCCGGCCAGTCCCAGAACAGCCATAAATGCCAACACTGTGGCAAAGCCTTTCTGTCGCCAGCCGCTTTACAAAGACACGAGACGGAGCAGTGCGACCACAACAACTCCTTCCACTGCTCCTTCTGCCCCGGGACTTTCAGGGGAATACAGGAGCTCATCGATCACCACCAGGATTGTATGAGGAACTACGAGCGACGAAGTGAAGCCGCTGTATCATCAGGAGAACCTGAGGACCTCGCCTGCCTTGAATGTGGAactacttttttcaaagaaaGCGATTTGCACCAGCACTATATTGAACATGCCCGTGGTTACTAG
- the LOC115396677 gene encoding zinc finger protein 91 isoform X3 has protein sequence MLSGVGVFCCRDCGEAFREEAAYLEHCSQHPQDNLYSDNQLDSGEKDRGTPYFCTMCSLSFVELSDFDLHMRSHEKIPQEDSGRSVNSGTVKQQTYECPDCGKCYGVLGYFLNHRRSHRPPSKSVFHDLEHLKKKSFQCESCGRNYSRASALDAHRRCHEEKLVKSKHRSPGDTSQMSEAVVEGKPSENQAENYSESPFKCACGKAFSALYRLKTHQRFSRNSQCSPEELNKKTKKGFSEFSCEECKKVFNGQIALFNHQRWHANQSDRASQKFPCEECGKVFMTLTFYYRHQRTAHSEETPSKSFLHQVCQLQKKSFECTDCGLKFSRASALHSHQLHHTDAFGETEKGGQTCADPSVQEKMPESGRSEMGHLQTPPEADVEQQSLCPASTAEESHMNESEDDMGSYEPGDFNVQVISASESEGEEVEDMTSDLELVCESDQELRDDADASFQNFLNKPELDLKIVQIDLEQVDELGVSTTRDVKNRERFECPECHRWFSSSSSLRMHRTWHGVRKKRHQIEGQSEEIYSCSTCGHQTSSFEEHCNHIQTHSDPSLDTDEFLQAEGLERKNLTCVECGETFTQFSALVAHQLEHPKRKPFQCPDCMVSYSHASNLFNHMKTCSVQTRKSPSDTKKEYNPNKTLLGPKVYHCEQCGKGFWSLGAYSHHKQSQTECADLRLRKGFTGSLHSVNGHARSLMKVACPVCGRKFRHKGIMALHMRKHENGNHKCELCDRSFRLFSSLLRHQVVHSDQLLPPPIKSFQHQVEQLQKNTYSCPDCGKLFSRAKALQFHLKSHGYETGHAPSSQGSTVKLEDLQCASCFAYFNNKVSLRAHMKLCVVRDGQGVRKTESSPNVDNVKMHSDNIDMRNQGSSDPLKIQTEVKNEVDSGEVKIDNDSLDDQTARKQKYRCQKCEKSFSVLRALNFHRRIHDDDNDSAARVDLEASALLRVHKQERHKKGSFDCSDCGRRFSTNAALGSHRRWHTEKKCSLSSTHHNVLNPEEDAQPQSNQIEQISSSGRVQASPPSARCKSEQSDSLEAADQQGDERLQHNPEHPDQNHNRTEASSTTSRTHKCPICSLTFAKARGLRAHDWQVHSKSTKGRKKILLIAEVEESASNNEQVNQKEDSSAVETVAVTINSSPVGKERPKTESPGKSITCLDCGKLYSCAGELLDHKKVCSEVKSDSKLETRPVEAISESSPPLSHVSEHTAKCFFKCNKCGKAFQTEEQLGTHKLKSKSRPYCCALCCHGFWTETQLQQHLAWHDEVRCRLPNEVRYRLSAALTPKPPKAHGIGKPLPSSPAKRASPDPAGQSQNSHKCQHCGKAFLSPAALQRHETEQCDHNNSFHCSFCPGTFRGIQELIDHHQDCMRNYERRSEAAVSSGEPEDLACLECGTTFFKESDLHQHYIEHARGY, from the coding sequence GGGTTGGGGTTTTCTGCTGTCGGGATTGTGGAGAAGCCTTCAGGGAAGAGGCAGCCTACTTGGAGCATTGCAGTCAACACCCACAGGATAACTTGTACTCAGACAACCAGTTGGACAGTGGAGAAAAGGACCGTGGAACACCTTATTTCTGTACCATGTGTTCACTCTCATTTGTTGAACTGAGTGATTTTGACTTGCACATGAGAAGTCACGAGAAGATCCCCCAGGAGGATTCTGGACGTTCAGTTAATTCCGGAACAGTGAAGCAGCAGACCTACGAGTGTCCAGACTGCGGGAAATGTTATGGTGTGCTCGGATACTTTCTCAACCATCGGCGCTCTCACAGACCGCCCTCCAAATCGGTTTTTCATGACcttgaacatttgaaaaaaaaatcatttcaatgtGAGTCTTGTGGGAGGAATTATTCTCGAGCTTCAGCGCTTGATGCCCATCGGCGTTGTCATGAGGAAAAGTTGGTGAAGTCGAAACACAGGAGCCCGGGAGATACATCGCAGATGAGTGAAGCAGTGGTGGAAGGCAAGCCCAGTGAAAATCAGGCAGAGAATTATTCAGAAAGTCCTTTCAAGTGTGCGTGCGGTAAAGCTTTTTCTGCCCTGTACCGCCTCAAAACACACCAGCGATTTAGCCGCAACAGCCAATGCTCTCCAGAAGAATtgaataaaaagacaaagaagggCTTCAGTGAGTTCTCCTGCGAAGAATGTAAAAAGGTCTTCAACGGCCAAATCGCTCTCTTCAACCACCAGCGGTGGCATGCTAATCAGTCTGATAGAGCTTCTCAAAAGTTTCCATGTGAGGAATGTGGGAAAGTGTTTATGACGCTCACGTTTTATTACAGACATCAGCGCACGGCGCACAGCGAGGAGACTCCCTCGAAGTCATTTCTTCATCAGGTGTGTCAGCTCCAGAAGAAATCTTTTGAATGTACAGACTGCGGGCTGAAGTTTTCCAGGGCTTCTGCTCTACATTCCCATCAGCTTCATCACACGGATGCTTTCGGGGAAACAGAGAAGGGTGGACAGACGTGCGCCGATCCATCAGTGCAGGAAAAAATGCCAGAAAGCGGCAGAAGCGAGATGGGTCACCTGCAGACTCCTCCGGAGGCAGATGTGGAACAGCAGAGTTTGTGTCCTGCCAGTACAGCTGAAGAGTCTCACATGAACGAGAGCGAAGATGACATGGGGAGTTATGAGCCGGGAGATTTTAATGTACAGGTGATCAGTGCGAGCGAGTCTGAGGGCGAGGAAGTTGAAGATATGACTTCTGACCTTGAGCTTGTGTGTGAATCAGATCAGGAATTAAGAGACGATGCAGATGCTTCCTTTCAAAATTTCCTCAACAAACCAGAATTGGACTTGAAAATCGTGCAAATCGACTTAGAGCAAGTCGATGAGCTCGGTGTGTCGACAACAAGGGATGTTAAGAATAGGGAACGATTCGAATGTCCAGAGTGTCATCGCTGGTTCTCTAGTTCTTCATCACTGCGCATGCATAGAACGTGGCATGGCGTTCGTAAGAAGAGACATCAGATTGAAGGTCAGTCAGAGGAAATCTACTCATGTAGTACCTGTGGCCATCAAACAAGTAGCTTTGAAGAACACTGTAATCACATCCAAACTCACAGTGATCCAAGCCTGGACACTGATGAGTTCCTTCAGGCAGAGGGATTGGAGAGAAAAAACTTGACATGCGTCGAGTGTGGCGAAACCTTTACTCAGTTTTCTGCTCTCGTAGCTCATCAGTTAGAACACCCCAAAAGAAAGCCATTCCAGTGCCCAGATTGCATGGTGTCATATTCGCATGCGTCTAACTTATTCAACCACATGAAAACCTGCTCAGTGCAAACGAGAAAGAGCCCTTCAGACACCAAGAAAGAATATAATCCTAATAAAACCCTGTTGGGCCCAAAGGTCTATCACTGTGAGCAGTGTGGAAAGGGTTTTTGGTCTTTAGGGGCTTATTCCCACCATAAGCAAAGTCAGACAGAGTGTGCAGATTTGAGGCTACGGAAAGGTTTTACGGGGTCTCTGCACTCTGTTAATGGACATGCACGCTCCTTAATGAAAGTTGCTTGTCCAGTTTGCGGCAGAAAGTTTCGCCACAAGGGAATCATGGCGTTGCACATGCGCAAACACGAAAACGGAAATCACAAATGCGAACTGTGCGACAGGTCATTTCGTCTGTTTTCCAGTCTTCTCAGACACCAGGTGGTGCATAGCGACCAGCTACTTCCACCACCAATAAAGTCTTTTCAGCATCAAGTCGAACAGTTGCAGAAGAACACATACAGCTGTCCCGACTGCGGGAAGCTGTTTTCACGAGCCAAAGCACTGCAGTTTCATCTCAAAAGCCATGGCTACGAGACTGGGCATGCGCCATCTTCCCAAGGATCCACAGTCAAACTGGAGGATCTTCAGTGTGCTTCATGCTTTGCGTATTTCAACAACAAAGTCTCGTTAAGGGCTCACATGAAACTTTGTGTTGTAAGAGATGGTCAAGGTGTCAGAAAGACAGAATCGTCACCGAATGTTGATAATGTCAAAATGCACAGCGACAATATAGATATGAGGAATCAGGGAAGCTCTGATCcattaaaaatacaaactgaGGTAAAGAATGAAGTGGACAGTGGTGAGGTGAAGATAGACAACGATAGCTTAGATGACCAAACTGCACgcaaacaaaaatacagatgTCAAAAGTGTGAAAAGAGCTTTTCAGTGCTTCGAGCTCTGAATTTTCATCGAAGAATTCATGATGATGATAACGACTCTGCTGCACGAGTGGATTTGGAAGCGTCTGCTTTGCTTCGGGTTCATAAACAGGAGCGGCATAAAAAAGGTTCATTTGATTGTTCAGACTGCGGGAGGCGATTCTCGACTAACGCAGCCCTCGGCTCCCACAGACGATGGCACACTGAAAAGAAATGTTCACTGTCCTCGACTCACCACAATGTCCTTAACCCTGAGGAAGATGCACAACCTCAATCAAACCAAATTGAGCAGATCTCAAGCTCAGGACGCGTACAAGCTTCACCTCCGTCTGCCAGGTGCAAAAGTGAACAAAGTGACAGTCTGGAGGCAGCAGATCAGCAGGGTGATGAGCGGCTGCAACACAATCCTGAACATCCTGATCAGAACCACAATAGGACTGAAGCCAGCTCTACAACATCCAGAACCCACAAGTGTCCCATTTGCTCTTTGACCTTTGCTAAAGCAAGAGGTCTGCGGGCCCACGACTGGCAGGTACACTCAAAGAGCACGAAAGGCAGAAAGAAAATTCTTTTGATTGCTGAAGTGGAGGAGTCTGCCTCTAATAATGAGCAAGTGAATCAGAAAGAAGATTCGTCAGCTGTAGAAACAGTCGCAGTGACCATAAACAGCAGTCCTGTTGGCAAAGAGAGACCGAAAACTGAGTCGCCCGGGAAGTCCATCACATGTCTGGATTGTGGGAAACTGTACAGCTGTGCAGGTGAGCTCCTAGATCACAAGAAAGTGTGTTCAGAGGTTAAATCAGACTCTAAACTGGAGACCCGGCCTGTTGAAGCCATATCCGAGAGTTCCCCACCACTCAGCCACGTGTCCGAGCACACAGCCAAATGCTTCTTTAAGTGTAACAAGTGTGGGAAAGCCTTCCAGACTGAGGAGCAACTGGGAACCCACAAGCTGAAATCAAAGAGCCGGCCGTACTGCTGCGCTCTGTGCTGCCACGGCTTCTGGACCGAgactcagctgcagcagcacctggCCTGGCACGATGAAGTCCGCTGTCGTCTCCCCAACGAGGTCCGGTATCGCCTCAGCGCCGCGCTGACCCCAAAGCCCCCGAAAGCCCACGGCATTGGGAAGCCTCTGCCATCATCCCCTGCAAAACGGGCTTCTCCCGACCCGGCCGGCCAGTCCCAGAACAGCCATAAATGCCAACACTGTGGCAAAGCCTTTCTGTCGCCAGCCGCTTTACAAAGACACGAGACGGAGCAGTGCGACCACAACAACTCCTTCCACTGCTCCTTCTGCCCCGGGACTTTCAGGGGAATACAGGAGCTCATCGATCACCACCAGGATTGTATGAGGAACTACGAGCGACGAAGTGAAGCCGCTGTATCATCAGGAGAACCTGAGGACCTCGCCTGCCTTGAATGTGGAactacttttttcaaagaaaGCGATTTGCACCAGCACTATATTGAACATGCCCGTGGTTACTAG